One Salvelinus fontinalis isolate EN_2023a chromosome 27, ASM2944872v1, whole genome shotgun sequence genomic region harbors:
- the nhsl1b gene encoding NHS-like protein 1 isoform X7, producing the protein MDLHRDDVEFEGRHSPDIGAVSNLDEESKWTVHYTAPWHQQENVFLPGSRPPCVEDLHRQAKVNLKTALRECDKLRKDGFRSSQYYSQGPTFSGRAESHSSLQDDEDYTDKKSMASSAEDDKSLHPMRPQTPQEEEGIDECDGQVRCYKAPTLPTPEEKMRMQAQAVPTDVIPINVTGATFDRQASIRRSLINTDTVSRRPKKVKRRKTISGLPDNICTELVAKGRGGELRPHSMFIPGQYSTLGRVGSGNSSLRHSETRDSGCQTEEVKIVPPSMRRIRAQRGQGIAAQMAGISTSSSTGSISVSSSDGCSGMLVLPPHLNVDAQRFHSLPRPGPRVSLSAEPIYSSTPIRLEDHNAPQRQIGKLQVDNTVVHLRNAPRTGNLRPKSQEVRGSQTGDWGGGPACVVSPHAAYSTSLIPNDTMSCSAEVVTLHTSSSQHPGTAYPISRPLSLATGTSMDPLSSTSFTHRTTCPARATSTPTHTHPQDGELTAPATPSESGRSDGSLHSHTSTIAATTPSSADDQWSIYDTPENVVLPRRPLTSSCSTPINHLNSSMELSSRTDSSSLYSQDNDGYYTSMHLDSGLRSRSHGSGQGHGVVASRTARHSMYECRELPSHEEDSNSLYSDRSLSRSISLRKAKKPPLPPARTDSLRRKPGAKKPLGGVSAVSVSANGSVLNETLIASLQQSLQMGLRDRKGKGVSPSSPSHSPCSDYEDPWLLRPRSQSSVSATSSATSLAANNTNSGVVANVYSLCHVTPAHSDTSSLRSDYAESWGYYMDYPRNHGDQGPQSPSTHQQLPAANIVAGTHPRGLSNGSGGLHNHINIQASAPPAQEGGVAVKLKTATSSPDRIHRLTSPSSGYSSQSNTPTAGTPVPSFMRSHSPSGRPKPKVPERKSSLLSSVSISSSSTSLSSNASDSLRNSGIPPPPPPPLPPTSAPISPPPPFPAPLPPSNPTSPPLPLAPPLPTTPQGTPMSPPPYSTSPDFPPPPPPDSLIHPSLSFNRTLSPPPPPPPFPSMVPSPPPPPPLPAPAPPTASPLTLKAAKNALKPATVTNSPAAKEACKSPMPLITPFALQSVHLRSVKQPEEQVNGKAEHTKAQETGGNQAWALKPHTPEKIKQQEHPTMLPLINCTSPEEITKASSSAVKKLFAELCSDYSDSEVLPGGAITNAKPKVQSLSNSSAQPDQDGEQSPLPSLVEEAIKSPPVKQKPLVASKKPKLSLITPQSVVGEETAQTTTTLSPPDESTTTEEDQVDAKVREEETKEEENEEQEEDEISAEIEVSSALTESSEPSTSTVSPEETQPPATVTQGTSLAGGQERNNREAEEEDEEDEEEDEEDGTSSTTGSVSSKDDESGEVFDSSSTPESSPAPRIHRRGDMVTPTRPRTTEDLFAAIHRSKRKVLGRKESEEDKPQGHSPCPSPPVTPTGASPSLVASLSMGRQTGSIQRNLRKSATSSDTFKALLLKKGSRSETSFRMSAADMLRCTDPRFQRTRSESSLDPPSSPSSPTTPHSPCASPGRSKRAPEEWARNEGLSYSSPSSSLSGMKYGRSRTPPSAASSKYNARNRILSSPMTVICEREGELAESAECGDVPDSQPCPLPLPLIQGSNGTLSEESSS; encoded by the exons CGGTGTCTAACCTGGATGAGGAGAGCAAGTGGACGGTCCACTACACAGCCCCGTGGCACCAGCAGGAGAACGTGTTCCTGCCCGGCAGCAGACCGCCCTGCGTAGAGGACCTCCACCGCCAGGCCAAGGTCAACCTCAAGACCGCACTGAGGG agTGTGACAAGTTAAGGAAGGATGGTTTCCGTAGCTCCCAGTACTACTCTCAGGGCCCCACCTTCTCTGGCAGGGCAGAGTCCCACAGCAGCCTGCAGGATGATGAGGACTACACAGACAAGAAG tccatGGCCTCGTCAGCGGAGGATGACAAGTCCCTGCACCCCATGAGGCCCCAGACCCCCcaggaagaggaggggatagatGAGTGTGACGGACAGGTGCGCTGCTACAAGGCCCCGACCCTCCCCACACCTGAGGAGAAGATGAGGATGCAGGCTCAGGCCGTGCCCACTGACGTCATCCCTATCAACGTCACAG gggcaacgtttGACCGGCAGGCCAGCATCCGCCGCTCCCTcattaacactgacacagtcTCCCGCCGGCCCAAGAAGGTCAAACGCAGAAAGACTATATCAGGGCTGCCTGACAACATCTGCACCGAACTAG TGGCGAAAGGACGTGGGGGCGAGCTCCGGCCACATTCCATGTTCATCCCGGGACAGTATTCCACATTGGGAAGAGTCGGGAGCGGCAACTCATCGCTCAGACATTCCGAGACAAGGGACTCTGGTTGCCAGACTGAGGAGGTGAAGATCGTTCCACCGTCCATGCGGAGAATCCGGGCTCAACGGGGACAGGGAATCGCAGCCCAGATGGCCGGAATTTCCACTTCCTCGTCTACAGGAAGCATCTCTGTCTCCAGTAGCGACGGCTGTTCCGGAATGCTGGTCCTACCCCCGCATCTGAATGTAGATGCCCAGCGCTTCCACAGTCTTCCCAGACCCGGGCCAAGGGTGTCTCTCAGTGCTGAGCCCATCTACAGCAGCACCCCCATCAGGCTGGAAGACCACAATGCACCCCAGAGGCAGATCGGCAAACTGCAGGTGGACAACACCGTGGTGCATCTGAGAAACGCCCCCAGGACAGGTAATCTGAGGCCCAAGTCTCAGGAGGTGCGGGGGTCCCAGACAGGGGACTGGGGTGGTGGTCCGGCATGTGTGGTGTCCCCCCATGCTGCCTACTCCACATCCCTCATCCCCAACGACACCATGTCCTGCTCTGCCGAGGTCGTGACCCTCCATACATCCTCCAGCCAGCACCCCGGGACGGCCTACCCCATCTCCAGGCCTCTCAGTCTGGCCACGGGCACCAGCATGGACCCTCTGAGCTCCACCTCCTTCACCCACAGGACCACCTGCCCCGCCCGGGCCACCTCCACACCAACACATACACATCCCCAAGACGGAGAGTTGACTGCCCCGGCAACGCCCAGCGAATCGGGTCGCTCGGATGGCAGCCTGCACAGCCACACAAGCACCATCGCCGCGACGACTCCGTCCTCGGCCGACGACCAGTGGTCAATCTATGACACACCGGAGAACGTGGTCCTGCCTCGGCGTCCTCTGACCTCTAGCTGCTCTACTCCCATCAACCATCTGAACAGCAGCATGGAGCTGTCGTCCCGCACCGACTCCAGCTCCCTGTACTCCCAGGACAACGACGGCTACTACACCTCCATGCACCTGGACTCTGGCCTGCGCTCCAGGAGCCATGGTAGCGGGCAGGGCCACGGGGTGGTAGCCAGCCGGACTGCCAGACACAGCATGTATGAGTGCCGTGAGCTGCCTAGCCACGAGGAAGATTCTAACAGTCTTTACAGCGACCGCTCACTGTCCCGCAGCATCTCTCTCCGCAAGGCCAAGAAGCCGCCGCTGCCCCCGGCCCGGACTGACTCCCTCCGCCGCAAGCCTGGCGCGAAGAAGCCCCTGGGTGGAGTTAGTGCAGTTAGCGTGAGTGCTAACGGATCAGTGCTGAACGAGACACTGATCGCTAGCCTGCAGCAGAGCCTCCAGATGGGGTTGAGAGATCGAAAGGGGAAGGGCGTGTCCCCATCCTCGCCCTCCCACAGCCCGTGCAGCGACTACGAAGACCCCTGGTTGCTGCGACCACGGAGCCAGAGCAGTGTGAGCGCCACCAGCTCCGCCACGTCGCTAGCGGCTAACAACACTAATAGTGGCGTAGTGGCTAATGTGTACTCGCTCTGTCATGTGACGCCAGCTCACAGCGACACCAGCAGCCTGCGGTCCGACTATGCAGAGTCCTGGGGCTACTACATGGATTACCCTCGTAACCATGGAGACCAGGGGCCGCAGTCCCCCTCCACGCACCAACAACTCCCTGCTGCTAACATTGTAGCGGGCACACACCCGAGGGGTCTGTCGAATGGAAGTGGGGGTCTCCACAATCACATCAATATCCAGGCCTCGGCCCCTCCAGCCCAGGAGGGAGGTGTGGCCGTCAAGCTCAAGACGGCCACCTCGTCCCCGGACAGGATCCATAGACTGACCTCCCCCTCCAGCGGCTACTCCAGCCAGTCCAACACCCCTACGGCCGGCACCCCCGTGCCCTCCTTCATGCGGTCCCATTCCCCCTCAGGACGACCCAAGCCCAAAGTGCCAGAGAGGAAGTCTTCACTCCTGTCATCTGTttctatctcctcctcctccacctccctctcctcaaaCGCCTCTGACTCTCTCAGGAATTCTggcatccctcctcctccccctcctcccctgccgCCCACCTCAGCACCCATCAGCCCCCCACCTCCTTTCCCTgctcctctccccccatccaACCCCACTTCCCCCCCTCTGCCTCTCGCACCCCCGTTACCCACAACCCCTCAGGGCACCCCCATGAGCCCACCCCCTTACTCCACCTCTCCAgacttccctccccctcctcctccagatTCCCTCATCCACCCCAGCCTCTCCTTCAACAGGACCctcagtcctcctcctcctccccctccattcccctccatGGTCCcttctcctccaccacctccccccCTGCCTGCCCCTGCTCCACCCACAGCCTCCCCTCTCACTCTGAAGGCAGCAAAGAACGCTCTAAAACCGGCTACGGTCACAAACAGCCCTGCAGCCAAGGAGGCCTGCAAGTCCCCCATGCCCCTGATCACCCCATTCGCCCTGCAGAGTGTGCACCTCCGCTCAGTCAAGCAGCCAGAGGAGCAAGTCAACGGCAAGGCGGAACACACCAAAGCTCAGGAAACGGGGGGCAACCAGGCCTGGGCCCTCAAGCCCCATACGCCGGAGAAGATTAAGCAGCAGGAGCATCCCACCATGCTGCCCCTGATAAACTGCACCAGTCCAGAGGAAATCACCAAGGCCTCCTCATCTGCTGTGAAGAAGCTCTTCGCTGAACTATGCTCAGACTACAGTGATTCTGAGGTGCTGCCAGGGGGCGCCATCACCAACGCTAAACCTAAGGTACAAAGCCTGTCCAACAGCTCAGCCCAACCAGATCAGGACGGGGAGCAGTCACCCCTCCCAAGCCTCGTGGAGGAGGCAATCAAAAGCCCCCCAGTCAAACAGAAACCCTTAGTGGCCTCCAAGAAGCCCAAACTATCCCTCATCACCCCCCAGTCTGTGGTGGGAGAGGAGACCGCCCAGACTACCACCACACTGAGCCCCCCGGATGAGTCAACCACCACAGAAGAAGACCAAGTGGACGCtaaagtgagagaggaagagacgaaagaggaggaaaatgaggagcaggaggaagaTGAGATTTCAGCAGAGATTGAGGTTTCCTCAGCCCTGACAGAGAGTAGTGAACCTTCCACCTCCACGGTGAGCCCGGAGGAGACCCAGCCTCCGGCCACCGTCACGCAGGGAACAAGCCTCGCTGGGGGGCAGGAGCGGAACAACAGAGAGGctgaggaggaagacgaggaagACGAGGAAGAAGATGAGGAAGATGGGACCAGTAGTACCACTGGATCAGTCAGCTCTAAGGACGACGAGAGTG GTGAGGTGTTTGATTCAAGCAGCACTCCTGAGTCTTCACCGGCCCCCAGGATCCACAGGCGGGGGGATATGGTGACCCCCACACGCCCCCGAACTACCGAGGACCTCTTCGCTGCCATCCACAG GTCCAAACGGAAGGTCCTGGGTCGTAAGGAGTCTGAGGAGGACAAGCCGCAGGGCCACTCCCCCTGTCCGTCTCCCCCCGTCACCCCCACGGGCGCCTCCCCCAGCCTAGTAGCCTCGCTGTCCATGGGCAGGCAGACGGGCTCCATTCAGCGCAACCTGCGTAAGTCTGCCACCAGCAGCGACACCTTCAAGGCTCTGCTCCTGAAGAAGGGAAGCCGCTCTGAGACCAGCTTCCGAATGTCGGCCGCCGACATGCTGCGTTGCACAGACCCGCGCTTCCAAAGGACGCGCTCCGAGTCCTCCCTGGACCCGCCATCCTCACCATCGTCGCCGACAACACCACACAGCCCTTGCGCTTCCCCAGGTCGCAGCAAGAGGGCGCCAGAGGAGTGGGCCCGCAACGAGGGCCTGTCCTACTCCTCCCCATCATCATCACTGAGCGGCATGAAGTACGGGCGATCGCGAACGCCGCCCTCTGCTGCCAGCAGCAAGTACAACGCCCGCAACCGCATTCTGAGCAGCCCTATGACGGTCATCTGCGAGCGTGAGGGAGAGTTAGCTGAGAGCGCAGAGTGCGGAGACGTCCCTGACAGCCAGCCCTGCCCCTTGCCCCTCCCCCTGATCCAGGGTTCCAACGGCACTTTATCTGAGGAGAGCAGTAGTTAG